One window from the genome of Candidatus Manganitrophaceae bacterium encodes:
- the yidD gene encoding membrane protein insertion efficiency factor YidD, which produces MSFAYILLIRFYRKWISPIFPPVCRFYPTCSSYSLEAVERHGFFIGLVMTLKRLVRCHPFCPGGYDPVK; this is translated from the coding sequence ATGTCCTTTGCATATATTCTCCTCATCCGATTTTATCGGAAATGGATCTCGCCTATATTTCCACCAGTATGTCGGTTTTACCCGACCTGTTCATCCTATTCTCTTGAGGCGGTTGAACGTCATGGCTTTTTCATCGGTCTTGTGATGACGTTAAAGCGCCTCGTTCGCTGTCATCCCTTCTGTCCGGGTGGCTACGACCCGGTGAAGTAA
- the rnpA gene encoding ribonuclease P protein component, which translates to MVEGLLKTEEPKGESGFRPPKVTLKRLTRPEIRNVFEKGRKVLSSAFVLFFIESRASTPPSYSIQVKKKLGTAAERNRTKRIFREALQRHKLLLKGYQLILIPRSDSKGIGLNDAVDQVMKIFLGMQRKK; encoded by the coding sequence ATGGTAGAAGGGTTATTAAAAACAGAAGAGCCAAAGGGCGAAAGCGGCTTTCGACCGCCTAAAGTCACGCTCAAACGGCTGACACGACCGGAAATCCGCAACGTCTTTGAGAAGGGAAGAAAAGTTTTATCATCCGCTTTTGTCCTTTTTTTCATTGAGAGTCGCGCGTCGACACCCCCTTCTTATTCGATCCAAGTTAAAAAGAAGCTGGGAACAGCGGCGGAGCGCAATCGGACGAAGCGGATCTTTAGGGAGGCCCTCCAGCGTCACAAGCTTCTTTTAAAGGGGTATCAGCTCATCCTGATTCCCCGCTCCGACTCAAAAGGAATCGGTCTCAACGATGCGGTTGATCAGGTAATGAAAATTTTTTTAGGAATGCAAAGAAAAAAATAA
- the yidC gene encoding membrane protein insertase YidC has protein sequence MEKRLIVFLILSLGIIFAYPYFLERMGGPTKPAPEVLKEVPTRTPIEEPTSPQPRSSAETPPVSEVKAKEKVIESDLYRVVLSNVGGVIKEWQLKKYIKKDPSGERAPIELVPKEAKTFPLTLISPEEPVGSRQIYTLDERPTELNPQKPQEVVTLSFVGADGHKIQKSLTFHHDSYLVDLQVTREGYSQPYDLSLGTNFGIEDWGQEIGGSVGSISLVNGEVFKEKESKITDSVTHEGALAWTGMQDKYFLSALVVRGPDQPSTAIVKKEGEKQIRVDLKLPSAQADQKNLALYAGPKEYDRLASLGVHLEESIDFGWFIVGSWLPVRLVAKPLFYIIRFFYQFSHNYGVAIILVTVLVKVLFFPVTRKSLVSMKEMAAVQPKINAIRKKHAADRTRMNQELMNLYKEHKINPVGGCLPMLVQIPVFVALFNILYNTIDLRQAPFILWIHDLSDKDPYYILPIIMGVSMFFQQLTQPTTMDPTQAKVMLFLPVIYTFFFLNFPSGLVLYWLVNNLLSIGQQYLMKREGLTLQRGGNEAT, from the coding sequence ATGGAAAAGCGTCTTATCGTGTTTTTAATTCTTTCGTTAGGGATCATCTTTGCCTATCCTTATTTTCTCGAACGGATGGGAGGTCCTACTAAACCGGCCCCCGAGGTGCTCAAAGAGGTGCCGACACGGACTCCGATCGAAGAGCCGACTTCCCCACAGCCCCGCTCTTCAGCAGAGACACCCCCCGTCAGCGAGGTCAAGGCGAAGGAGAAGGTTATTGAGAGTGATCTCTACCGGGTGGTCCTCTCGAATGTAGGAGGGGTCATTAAGGAGTGGCAACTCAAAAAATATATAAAGAAAGATCCATCGGGGGAACGGGCACCGATCGAGCTTGTACCGAAAGAGGCAAAAACCTTCCCATTGACATTGATCAGCCCGGAGGAGCCGGTCGGGTCTCGGCAGATCTATACGCTCGACGAGCGTCCGACGGAGTTAAACCCGCAGAAACCCCAAGAGGTCGTCACCCTCAGCTTCGTCGGAGCGGACGGGCACAAGATTCAGAAAAGCCTCACCTTTCACCATGATAGCTACTTGGTCGATCTCCAGGTCACGCGTGAGGGCTATTCCCAGCCTTACGACCTCTCACTTGGAACCAACTTCGGAATCGAAGATTGGGGTCAGGAAATTGGAGGAAGCGTCGGTTCGATCAGCTTAGTGAATGGGGAGGTCTTCAAGGAAAAAGAATCTAAGATTACCGATTCGGTGACCCATGAAGGCGCTTTGGCCTGGACGGGAATGCAGGACAAATACTTTTTAAGCGCCTTGGTTGTCAGAGGTCCGGATCAGCCGAGCACCGCTATTGTTAAGAAAGAGGGAGAGAAGCAGATTCGGGTCGATTTAAAGCTCCCATCGGCACAAGCGGACCAGAAAAACCTGGCCCTTTATGCCGGTCCGAAAGAGTATGATCGCTTGGCCAGCCTTGGTGTCCACCTTGAAGAGTCAATCGATTTCGGTTGGTTCATCGTCGGAAGTTGGCTTCCCGTTCGGCTGGTTGCGAAACCGCTCTTCTATATCATCCGCTTTTTCTATCAATTTAGCCATAATTATGGGGTCGCAATTATCCTTGTGACCGTTTTGGTGAAGGTTCTCTTTTTCCCGGTCACCCGTAAGAGCCTTGTGTCCATGAAAGAGATGGCAGCCGTCCAGCCAAAGATCAATGCCATTCGAAAAAAGCATGCGGCAGACCGGACTCGGATGAATCAGGAGTTGATGAACCTTTATAAGGAACATAAGATCAACCCCGTCGGGGGCTGCCTCCCGATGCTTGTTCAAATACCTGTATTTGTTGCACTATTTAATATTTTATATAACACGATCGACTTAAGACAGGCCCCTTTTATCCTCTGGATTCATGACCTTTCAGATAAAGACCCCTACTATATACTTCCTATTATTATGGGGGTCAGCATGTTCTTCCAACAGTTGACCCAACCGACCACGATGGATCCGACGCAGGCAAAAGTCATGCTCTTCCTTCCTGTGATCTACACTTTTTTCTTTCTTAATTTCCCTTCCGGATTGGTTCTTTACTGGCTCGTTAATAATCTGCTGAGCATCGGCCAGCAATATTTAATGAAACGGGAAGGGCTGACGCTGCAGAGGGGGGGAAATGAAGCAACCTAA
- the rpmH gene encoding 50S ribosomal protein L34 — protein MSITYRQPSKLRRNRTHGFLKRMSTPNGRRVIKNRRAKGRKRLSTA, from the coding sequence ATGTCTATTACATATCGCCAGCCAAGCAAACTGAGAAGAAACAGAACACATGGCTTTCTAAAAAGAATGTCGACTCCCAATGGTAGAAGGGTTATTAAAAACAGAAGAGCCAAAGGGCGAAAGCGGCTTTCGACCGCCTAA